The genome window GCCGGCGATGAACCGACCGAGATCGCTCTCGCGTCGGAAGTCGGTCGAGCGGAGCTCCCGCAGCGACTCGACGAGCCGGTCGGCGTCGCCGTCGGTCCAGTCCGCGGGATCCTTGATCGGGACGACGAGCCAGCCGGCGCCGAGGAGCTCCTCGCCGTGGAGCGCGTCCATGTCGATCTCGGTCTTCCAGGCCCGCGCAGTGTACGTCTCGAGGACGTGTTCGGTCGCCCGCGCGCCCACCGGGAGCAGCACGTGGGCCGCGATGGCGCGGAGCTCGGCGTCGAAGAAGCGCTCCATGTCGTCGTAGGCGTCGTCGTCCGGCGGCCCCTCGCTCTCGCACATGTGGAGGTACGAGAGGAACGTGCGGTCGGTTCGGAGGGGGTCGACCGCGTTCGGGTCGCCCTCGCGGGCGACGCCGTCGGGGTCGACGCCGTCGGCGATCCCGCCGATCAGTCCGGCTTCCGCGAGCGCCGACAGGAACGCGGGCGACCACGGTTCGCCGGTGAAGGGGACGCCCGCAGCGGTCCCGCCGTGGACGCCGGGACGATCGCCGACGACGTGGAAGTCGGCGTTGGCGTCGCCGTAGCCGGGGACGAACGAGGGGCAGTCGGGGCGCATCCCGAAGGGGTTCCGGATCCGGTCCGTGACGTTCTGCACGCGATTTGGTAGGCCCGCGCCCGGTTATATCCCGTTCGGTCCGGAGCGAGCGGCTCGGGGAGCGAGCCCCGCGGGACGACGGACGGGGCGAGCGGGGCCGATGCGAGGCGCACGAGGCGACGAGGATTCCCATAAGTTATGGAGATAAACGGGGTCAATCCGGGTTGGGATACGCGTCGATCGACGCGGAACGGGAGAAGTTTCAGGATCGTTAATTTACGACCGAAAACCGCAAGACTGCGGCGCGGTTGTCTCGGGAGCAAGCACGGAAGATATTTATACATCCCCGCGTTCCGCTGGAGCAGAAGTCCAATGTTCGACCGCATCCGAACCGCGGCCCTCTTCGGGCTGCACCAAGCGACCGTCGCCGCCGGGATCTCGCTGTTCCCGGTGGCCGTCTTCGCGCGTCAGCGCCTCGGTATCAACGTCCCCGTCGGCCGACTCGTCGAGATCACCACCGAGGCGTTCGAGACCGTCGCCGAGGAGTGACCGCGCCGCCGTAGCGACTCGTTTTGCGCAGCCGACTACGCCGAACCCACTCGGAGCGACCGTGCCGTCGATCTCCCCGGAGCGCCGCTCCCGTCGCCGCCTCGATCCGAGCCCCGTACCTCCTCGCCGTCGGCCGGTCGCGGCCCGGCGACGGATAGGCCCGTCGGAACCGGTCGGCGGCCCCCGAAGGGTTGCCTTTATCAGCGCGCCGAGCCAACGAGCGTGTAATGCGAACACCGACTGGCGACCTCTCCGACGGGCCGGCCGCCGACCTGGGCCGCGACCAGCCCGTCTTCGGACCGGAGCTCGGCGAGTTCGAACACAGCGAGCGACGCGCCGCGAAGGCGGAGGAGGACGGCGAGATGAAGACCGGGACCACGACCGTCGGCATCAAGGCCGACGACGGCGTCGTGATGGCGACCGATATGCGCGCCTCCCTCGGCGGCATGGTCTCCTCGAAGGACGTCCAGAAGGTCGAGGAGATCCACCCGCGCGGCGCCCTCACCATCGCGGGCTCCGTCTCGGCGGCCCAGAACCTCATCTCGACGCTCCGCGCCGAGACGAGCCTCTACGAGGCCCGCCGCGGCAAGGACATGTCGATGGAGGCGCTGTCGACCCTGACGGGGAACCTCCTCCGCTCCGGGGCGTTCTTCGTCGTCCAGCCGATCCTGGGCGGCGTCGACGACGAGGGCGCGCACATCTACTCCATCGACGCCCTCGGCGGCACGACCGAGGAGGAGTACACCGTCACGGGCTCCGGGTCGCAGTACGCGCTCGGCGTCCTCGAACAGGAGTACGACGACGAGGTCACCATCGACGAGGCGAAGACCATCGCCGCGAAGGCGATCCAGTCCGCCGTCGAGCGCGACCTCGCATCGGGCAACGGGATCAACGTCGCGGTCGTCACCGACGACGGCGTCGAGATCACCCGGTACAAGGAGTTCGACGACCTGCTGTAGGGCGGCCCGCCGACGAGGTGAGTTCGCCGACCGCTTTTCGCTGCGACCTTCGACGATAGTCCGCTCGCTACCGACGAGTCCGTTCACCGGTCCGTTTCGAACGGTCGTCGGTCCGTTCCGAACGTTCGACTGTCCGTTCCGAACGTTCGTCTGTCCGTTCCGAACTCACCGCCGCAGGCCCGGGGGCGCGCGGATGCCGTCGCCCCAGTAGAACCGCGGGCCGAGGAGGAGGTAGCCGCACGAGAGGAACAGCAGCGCGAACGCGAACCCCTCGCCGATCCACGCCGGGAGCGCGTCCGTCGCCATGTGGCCGGCGGGCGTGAGGATCACGGCGGCCTGAACGACGCCCATCACCAAGGCGTCCTGCGCGTGGAGGTCGGGGTACGTCACCGTCGAGCCCATGAGCAACGCGAACGTCGTCGTCGCCGCGACGAGGAGGAGCGGGGCGGTGTACCCCGCGATGACGGCGGCCGCGAGCACCGTCGCCGCCAGCGTGGTCGGGACGCCCACCGTCTCGCGGGCGCCGTCCTCGTCGACCGTGTAGAGGCCGAGGCGGGCGACGGCGGCGGCGACGAACACCGCCCCCGCGCCGACCCCGGCGGCGACGAGGACGGGGTCCGTCGCGAACGAGCGCCCGTCGCGGACCACGGCAGCCACGAGCGCGGCGGGCGCCACGCCGAAGGAGGCGACGTCGGCCAGCGAGTCGAGGTACGGGCCGGCGGGGGTCGACCCGCGGTGCCGGGCGACGACGCCGTCGAGGCCGTCAGCGACCGCGGCGAGGAGGACGAGCCGGGCCGCGAGCGCGACGTCGACCGTGGCGGCGACGACGGCGAGGAAGCCGACGGCGGCGTTGGCCACGGTCACCGCGTCCGCGAGCCCGAGGCGCCGAGCGAACCGCAGAGGCATACCGTATCGGTCGACGAGCCGGGTTTTAGGGCTTGTTATCTCGTCGACCGCGGGCGGTCGGCTCGCGTCGGAACGCCTCCCGGCCGCCGCGCTCGGCCGCCGTCAGGGGACGTACCAGATCCCGCGCCCGAAGTCGAGCCACTCGCCGACCACGACGTGCGGCATCGCGATGACGCAGACGAAGATGGTGTAGAAGGCGACGGCGCCGGAGAGCAGCGAGCCGCCGGCCAGCGGGTTCGGCGCGACGGTCCACAGGGCGGCCGCGACGGTCGCCGTGACCAGCGCGCCGACGACGAGGACGCCCCACGCGACGACGAGCGAGACCCCCTCGGTCCGGTCCGGCTGTTCCTGCTCGACGACCATGCTCCGCGCCGACTGTCGCAGCGAGTACCACAGCGGGAAGTAGAGCCCGATGGCGACGACGACGGGCACCAAGGCGAAGTACGCGACGAGCAGCAGCGTCTCGGCGGCGTCGAGGAGCCACGAACGCCCGACCCCGCCGGTCGAGCGCAGACTGGTCGCGAGGCCGCCGCCGAGGTGCGCGAGGACCGCCAGCCCGAACGCGCCGCCGAGCGCCGTGGTGAACGCCTCGGGGTTCGACGCCGCCGGACCCGCTAACCGCCCGTCGAAGACGCCCAGCATGATGCCGGTGAAGCCGTAGAAGGTGTCCGTCCAGAAGACGGCGGGGACGACCATCACGGCCCCGCCGCGGACCAGCGCGGCGAGGGCGCGCTGCGGCCTGGTCGGGAGGTGATCGGTGCCGACTAAGGCGTCCATCACGCGGAGGTCGCCGTGGCCGCCCTTCGCGACAGCCGTCCCGAAGGCGATGGCGAGCGCGGGCAGCGGCGCGACGACGAACAGCGCCACGAACGAGGCGACGAACCCGAGGTACAGCGCCACGTACCGCGCGCCGAACGGGAGCCCCCGCCGGCGGAGGTTCGAGAAGTGTTCGTACCCGCCGTGCGGGAGGTTCAGCGCGACCATCCCGACGAGGTACGCGATCATCTGCGTCCGGAGCGACACGTCGGTGCCGGCCGCGGACAGGGCGCCGAACCCC of Halorubrum trapanicum contains these proteins:
- the psmB gene encoding archaeal proteasome endopeptidase complex subunit beta — its product is MRTPTGDLSDGPAADLGRDQPVFGPELGEFEHSERRAAKAEEDGEMKTGTTTVGIKADDGVVMATDMRASLGGMVSSKDVQKVEEIHPRGALTIAGSVSAAQNLISTLRAETSLYEARRGKDMSMEALSTLTGNLLRSGAFFVVQPILGGVDDEGAHIYSIDALGGTTEEEYTVTGSGSQYALGVLEQEYDDEVTIDEAKTIAAKAIQSAVERDLASGNGINVAVVTDDGVEITRYKEFDDLL
- a CDS encoding protein sorting system archaetidylserine synthase (This PssA-like phosphatidyltransferase, along with a PssD-like decarboxylase, is required in Haloarchaea for the archaeosortase ArtA to replace the PGF-CTERM sorting signal with a C-terminal lipid anchor.): MPLRFARRLGLADAVTVANAAVGFLAVVAATVDVALAARLVLLAAVADGLDGVVARHRGSTPAGPYLDSLADVASFGVAPAALVAAVVRDGRSFATDPVLVAAGVGAGAVFVAAAVARLGLYTVDEDGARETVGVPTTLAATVLAAAVIAGYTAPLLLVAATTTFALLMGSTVTYPDLHAQDALVMGVVQAAVILTPAGHMATDALPAWIGEGFAFALLFLSCGYLLLGPRFYWGDGIRAPPGLRR
- a CDS encoding uracil-DNA glycosylase family protein translates to MQNVTDRIRNPFGMRPDCPSFVPGYGDANADFHVVGDRPGVHGGTAAGVPFTGEPWSPAFLSALAEAGLIGGIADGVDPDGVAREGDPNAVDPLRTDRTFLSYLHMCESEGPPDDDAYDDMERFFDAELRAIAAHVLLPVGARATEHVLETYTARAWKTEIDMDALHGEELLGAGWLVVPIKDPADWTDGDADRLVESLRELRSTDFRRESDLGRFIAGSDPYLVR
- a CDS encoding Brp/Blh family beta-carotene 15,15'-dioxygenase — encoded protein: MSTSTASPVRRLLGEPERTAIGASRAALLLLAVGFGALSAAGTDVSLRTQMIAYLVGMVALNLPHGGYEHFSNLRRRGLPFGARYVALYLGFVASFVALFVVAPLPALAIAFGTAVAKGGHGDLRVMDALVGTDHLPTRPQRALAALVRGGAVMVVPAVFWTDTFYGFTGIMLGVFDGRLAGPAASNPEAFTTALGGAFGLAVLAHLGGGLATSLRSTGGVGRSWLLDAAETLLLVAYFALVPVVVAIGLYFPLWYSLRQSARSMVVEQEQPDRTEGVSLVVAWGVLVVGALVTATVAAALWTVAPNPLAGGSLLSGAVAFYTIFVCVIAMPHVVVGEWLDFGRGIWYVP